The following coding sequences are from one Candidatus Nitrosopumilus sp. SW window:
- a CDS encoding DNA-directed DNA polymerase II small subunit: MKKELSFALNYALNKGFQIHPDAFKILENVDVKKLEKIIKEIVREKTKQKLFQINQDDLETYLGIKDDPSLENEVKVLLDPTDKITTGEGVKGYNALFSSRFNKLKRIISDRPEARMLKSLTFVKNERSKDDMYVCGLVTTRNSERNVTKLVLEDPSGSFEGIIFDNELQKTADTLLADQFIMARVSVGKNSGFIIKDLILPDIPDQATNKSESEAYAVFLSDLHIGSKYFMEEELTEFISWISSPDPTARKIRFILIGGDVVDGVGIYPNQNKELVCQTIEEQLKKVEGLIDQIPKNIKIIIMPGNHDPGRRALPQPAIPKKYNSGLWDRENVIMVGNPAVVSLNGVKVMMFHGQSIDDIVKTTPGLSYDKPTNVMKHLLRARHLSPIYGSQTPIAPEMQDLMVIEDIPDIFHVGHVHKAQLDMYKGILLVNSGSWQKQTPFQASVGMTPNPGIALLVNLKTFQVFHQNYNSNLDNILQS; this comes from the coding sequence ATGAAAAAGGAACTATCCTTTGCATTAAACTATGCATTAAACAAAGGATTCCAGATTCATCCAGATGCTTTTAAAATCTTAGAAAATGTAGATGTGAAAAAACTAGAGAAAATAATAAAGGAAATTGTTAGAGAGAAAACAAAACAGAAATTATTTCAAATCAACCAAGATGATTTAGAGACATATCTTGGAATCAAGGATGACCCATCATTAGAAAATGAAGTCAAGGTTTTGTTGGATCCAACAGATAAGATAACTACTGGTGAGGGAGTAAAGGGGTATAACGCATTATTTTCTAGTAGATTTAACAAACTAAAACGAATAATTTCAGACAGACCAGAGGCTCGAATGTTAAAGTCTCTAACTTTTGTCAAAAATGAAAGATCAAAGGATGACATGTATGTTTGTGGTTTAGTGACTACAAGAAATAGTGAGAGAAATGTCACAAAATTGGTTTTGGAGGACCCATCAGGCTCATTTGAAGGGATAATCTTTGATAATGAGCTGCAAAAAACAGCAGATACGCTTCTAGCAGACCAATTTATCATGGCAAGAGTTAGTGTAGGGAAAAATTCAGGATTCATAATAAAAGATTTGATTTTACCTGATATTCCTGATCAGGCCACAAACAAGTCTGAATCAGAAGCATATGCTGTATTTCTGTCTGATTTACATATTGGAAGTAAGTACTTCATGGAAGAAGAACTAACAGAATTCATTTCTTGGATATCTAGTCCAGACCCTACTGCAAGAAAAATTCGATTTATCTTAATTGGTGGAGATGTAGTTGATGGGGTCGGAATATACCCAAATCAGAATAAAGAATTGGTTTGTCAAACCATAGAAGAACAGCTCAAAAAAGTTGAAGGTTTGATTGACCAAATTCCAAAAAATATCAAAATTATCATAATGCCTGGAAACCATGATCCTGGAAGGAGGGCACTTCCTCAACCAGCAATACCAAAAAAATACAATTCTGGATTATGGGATAGAGAAAATGTCATAATGGTTGGAAATCCAGCTGTCGTCTCATTAAATGGTGTGAAAGTAATGATGTTTCATGGGCAAAGTATTGATGATATTGTAAAGACAACTCCAGGCCTCAGTTACGACAAACCAACAAATGTGATGAAGCATCTTCTTAGGGCAAGACACCTGAGTCCAATTTACGGTAGTCAGACTCCGATTGCTCCTGAAATGCAAGATTTGATGGTCATTGAGGATATTCCAGATATTTTTCATGTAGGTCATGTCCACAAGGCCCAATTAGACATGTACAAGGGTATTTTGTTAGTTAATTCAGGCTCTTGGCAAAAACAGACACCATTTCAGGCAAGTGTTGGAATGACACCAAATCCTGGAATTGCTTTGTTAGTAAATTTGAAGACTTTTCAGGTTTTCCACCAAAATTACAATTCTAATCTAGACAATATCTTGCAAAGTTAG
- a CDS encoding winged helix DNA-binding protein, giving the protein MLVEIPDPEVILGVILAFIIGLGGLYGYYKIRPFIKSKSDMVDASQSERLEYYERQLIDMKIRLDALEIQGIEQKTEDPNLELKQFLEKLAKNEVQEKEVTISQESEKVPEKPVPTPKIPNIEHTNPTNYVLHLITNKAMTSRDIQVTLKKSREHTSRLMKKLFEEGLVERNTETKPYTYSITEKGMAKVEEVEVNPTVA; this is encoded by the coding sequence ATGTTAGTTGAGATTCCTGACCCAGAAGTGATTTTGGGTGTGATATTGGCCTTCATTATAGGTTTAGGAGGTTTGTATGGATACTATAAGATTCGCCCATTCATAAAATCAAAAAGTGACATGGTTGATGCATCACAGTCTGAGCGTTTAGAATATTATGAAAGGCAGTTAATTGACATGAAAATACGCCTAGATGCATTAGAAATACAGGGAATTGAGCAAAAAACAGAGGATCCAAATTTAGAGTTAAAGCAGTTCTTAGAAAAATTAGCAAAAAATGAAGTCCAAGAAAAGGAAGTCACAATATCACAAGAGTCTGAAAAAGTTCCTGAAAAACCAGTTCCCACGCCTAAAATTCCCAATATTGAGCACACAAATCCTACCAACTATGTGTTGCATCTAATCACAAACAAAGCTATGACATCACGTGACATACAAGTCACATTAAAGAAGAGTAGAGAGCACACTTCAAGGTTAATGAAGAAGTTATTTGAAGAGGGTCTTGTTGAAAGAAATACTGAAACTAAACCATATACATATTCCATTACTGAAAAGGGAATGGCAAAGGTTGAAGAAGTTGAAGTAAACCCAACTGTTGCCTAA
- a CDS encoding geranylgeranylglyceryl/heptaprenylglyceryl phosphate synthase codes for MTGNKVETFLKSELKKKNALLFVLIDSEVSNLEASAKLAKDVEKIGASAILVGGSSATDQIEMAQVVKGIKKGIKIPIILFPGNVTGVVPDADAILFSSLMNSENPYFITQAQALGAPSVLKFGLEPLPTAYLVIGDGTTAWFVGSARGIPFEKPKIAAAYALAAQFLGMRFVYLEAGSGAKSSVTPEMVKTVRHMFNGFLIVGGGIKDVKTAQNLVKAGADALVIGTFLEKGGSLKKLEEITKAIQRSK; via the coding sequence ATGACTGGAAATAAAGTTGAAACATTCCTAAAATCAGAATTAAAAAAGAAAAATGCATTATTGTTTGTTCTAATAGATTCAGAAGTATCAAATCTAGAGGCATCTGCTAAACTAGCAAAAGATGTTGAAAAGATTGGAGCGTCTGCAATCTTAGTTGGTGGCTCATCTGCTACAGATCAGATAGAGATGGCACAGGTGGTAAAAGGCATCAAAAAAGGCATCAAAATACCAATAATCCTGTTCCCTGGAAACGTTACAGGTGTTGTGCCTGACGCTGATGCCATCCTGTTTAGTTCCTTAATGAACTCTGAAAACCCATATTTTATCACACAAGCACAGGCCCTAGGGGCACCAAGTGTCCTGAAATTTGGTCTTGAACCTCTGCCTACTGCATATTTGGTGATAGGTGATGGTACAACTGCATGGTTTGTTGGCTCTGCAAGAGGAATTCCATTTGAAAAGCCCAAAATTGCTGCAGCATATGCACTCGCAGCCCAATTCCTTGGAATGAGATTTGTCTATCTTGAGGCAGGTTCTGGTGCAAAGTCTAGTGTTACTCCTGAGATGGTCAAGACTGTAAGACACATGTTTAACGGATTTTTGATTGTAGGTGGTGGTATTAAGGATGTAAAGACTGCCCAAAATTTGGTAAAAGCAGGAGCTGACGCTCTAGTAATTGGTACTTTCCTTGAGAAAGGCGGTAGTCTCAAAAAACTCGAAGAAATAACAAAAGCAATTCAAAGAAGCAAGTAA
- the glyA gene encoding serine hydroxymethyltransferase produces MAKSQNRESYNKIFTKLKEHHKWFENSIPLIASENIPSPAVREAIISDFGNRYAEGWPGERVYAGCIYIDEVEFECMKLAKKLFKAKFADVRPISGVVANLAVYSAYSNPGDVMLAPSIPAGGHISHGKKEHSGTAGLVHGLEIEFYPFDAEEMTIDVDKTKQKVEELKKNKRLPKIAMFGGSLFLFPHPVKELSDFLKNYDMHINYDAAHVAGLIAGGKFQDPLREGADTMTMSTHKTLFGPQGGLVLGSEKHEEPIKKATFPGLTSSHHINNMAGKAVAFAEALEFGKDYAIQVIKNAKTLAEALSDAGFKVLGESRGFTQSHQIAVNVLDYSDGGKVEADLEKANIIVNRQLIPGDIKAGRNYFHPGGIRLGVSEITRLGMKKNEMQEIASFIKQVVIEKKDPKKILSKVKSFRKNYQKVKFCFDNKLGGYEYVKLR; encoded by the coding sequence ATGGCAAAATCACAAAATAGAGAATCTTACAATAAAATTTTTACAAAATTAAAGGAACACCACAAATGGTTTGAAAATTCAATTCCATTAATTGCCAGTGAAAACATTCCCAGCCCAGCAGTTAGAGAAGCCATAATTTCAGATTTTGGTAATAGATATGCTGAAGGTTGGCCTGGTGAAAGAGTCTACGCTGGTTGTATCTACATTGACGAGGTAGAGTTTGAATGTATGAAATTAGCTAAAAAACTTTTCAAAGCAAAATTTGCTGATGTAAGACCAATATCAGGAGTGGTAGCAAATCTTGCCGTATATTCTGCTTATTCAAATCCAGGTGATGTTATGTTAGCTCCTTCTATTCCAGCAGGAGGTCACATATCACATGGTAAAAAAGAGCATTCTGGAACTGCAGGATTGGTTCATGGTTTAGAAATTGAATTCTATCCATTTGATGCAGAAGAGATGACTATTGATGTTGACAAGACAAAACAGAAAGTAGAGGAGTTAAAGAAAAACAAACGACTGCCAAAAATTGCAATGTTTGGAGGCTCATTATTCTTGTTCCCACATCCAGTCAAAGAGCTATCAGATTTTCTAAAGAATTATGATATGCACATCAATTATGATGCAGCCCATGTTGCAGGATTAATTGCAGGAGGTAAATTCCAAGATCCACTTCGAGAAGGAGCAGATACAATGACAATGAGTACTCATAAAACTTTGTTTGGACCTCAGGGAGGATTGGTTTTAGGTTCTGAAAAACATGAAGAGCCAATCAAAAAAGCAACCTTCCCAGGACTTACCAGTAGCCACCACATCAACAACATGGCAGGAAAAGCAGTTGCATTTGCTGAGGCATTAGAGTTTGGAAAAGATTATGCTATACAAGTCATAAAGAATGCAAAAACATTAGCAGAGGCATTAAGTGATGCAGGATTCAAAGTCTTAGGTGAAAGTAGAGGATTTACACAATCACATCAAATTGCTGTAAATGTCTTAGATTATTCTGATGGTGGAAAAGTTGAGGCCGATTTGGAGAAAGCCAACATAATTGTAAATAGACAACTAATTCCAGGAGATATCAAGGCTGGAAGAAACTATTTCCATCCAGGTGGAATTAGATTGGGAGTTTCAGAAATTACTAGACTCGGAATGAAGAAAAATGAGATGCAAGAAATTGCTTCATTCATCAAACAAGTGGTAATAGAAAAGAAAGATCCAAAGAAGATTCTTTCCAAAGTAAAATCATTTAGAAAGAATTACCAAAAGGTAAAATTCTGTTTTGACAACAAACTGGGCGGATACGAATACGTCAAATTAAGATAA
- a CDS encoding DNA polymerase II large subunit produces MSENDAISRISGIKMPDYYLDYYSSLSTETYSIFENAAAAKSSLVDSSGIIEPKIAFDLADRVAKMHEIDIAEPLRELLKINGKELSALILSKEIAQGKYSLPDSTLEEKLDLAVRVGLAIVTEGVTIAPLQGISEVKIKKNKDGSEYLSVSIAGPMRSAGGTESAVTMLIADHVRKTAGLSKFQANSFDDETGRFVEELRIYEREASSFQFHILDEDIEHVISNLPVELDGVDTDPYEVVNHKSMTRIKTDRVRGGALRVLNDGLIGRSKKLLKRIEMYNLDGWEWLNDLKGAVQTGEKQEDAATKRMHEVITGRSVLSMPNKLGGFRLRYGRSCNTGFAAVGIHPVIAEILDHTIAVGTQIKIDIPGKGATVAFVDSIETPVVRLKNGNVVKIRDVKHGIEIKNDIEKILHLGDILISFGDFLENNAQLVPSGYVEEYWIEELKQKIEKYEPEDQYLTQFINKIPTIDEALKISIDFDMALHPRYLYFWDKISAKELESLLEPKKINETSIQYPTQIKKILENLGTPHVVGDDGIVLENIEAKIFFNLLFREQPKIDDSSVPQIISKSSGIRIRNKFSTSIGVRIGRPEKAAPRQMKPPTHVLFPINDKGGPTRDLLKASRNEHFFTNIHNRHCTQCNIPSIGIKCSKCGTKTTVTYRCPHCRDTLEEPFCEKCKRNALAYSHKEFPLKSKLLEAQEKIRLRAQEPFKGVKELISQDKIAEPLEKGLVRQNFGLTVFKDGTVRFDATNSPLTQFKPSWIGTSIEKLKELGYSHDIDGNPLENSEQIVELRMQDVIIPYESGRYLVSICKYIDTLLEKFYGKTAFYNVSNSEELIGHLIIGLAPHTSVGIVGRIIGYSETHVCFATPNWHSAKRRDADGDADSIMLLMDSLLNFSRQFLSDAIGGLMDAPLLVQPLVLPHESQPQAHNLEVTKSLPLEFFESTSQQVKASDISSVEIIKSRLETERQFYDYYFTHSTSSLTTSKSRSAYSTLGSMLDKFDMQVRNAELIDAVNTSEIVSDVISTHLVPDIMGNLRAYARQNFRCTGCGKSYRRMPLIQTCVCGHKLIPTITRGSVEKYLKLAKRLVDKYDVSEYQRGRIHALSDEIELVFGKSPGDQSLLTDYA; encoded by the coding sequence ATGTCTGAAAACGACGCAATTTCTCGTATTAGTGGCATCAAAATGCCTGACTATTATCTTGATTACTATTCTAGCCTATCTACAGAAACATACTCTATTTTTGAAAATGCTGCTGCAGCAAAATCAAGTCTGGTTGACTCCTCAGGCATAATTGAGCCGAAAATCGCATTTGATCTGGCAGATCGTGTGGCAAAAATGCACGAAATTGATATCGCTGAACCGCTTAGAGAACTTTTAAAAATTAACGGAAAAGAACTCTCTGCACTTATTCTTTCAAAAGAGATTGCACAAGGAAAATACTCCCTACCTGATTCTACATTAGAAGAAAAACTTGATCTGGCAGTTCGTGTTGGATTAGCAATTGTTACAGAAGGTGTCACCATTGCCCCTTTACAAGGAATTAGCGAGGTAAAAATAAAGAAAAACAAGGATGGTTCTGAATATCTATCAGTCTCTATTGCAGGTCCCATGCGTTCTGCTGGTGGAACAGAATCTGCCGTAACTATGCTAATAGCAGATCATGTCAGAAAGACTGCAGGATTATCAAAATTTCAAGCCAATTCTTTTGATGATGAAACTGGCCGATTTGTTGAAGAATTAAGAATCTATGAAAGAGAAGCTAGTAGTTTTCAATTCCATATCTTAGATGAAGATATTGAACATGTGATTTCAAACCTACCAGTAGAACTAGACGGCGTAGATACGGACCCTTATGAAGTTGTAAATCATAAATCTATGACACGAATCAAAACCGATAGAGTAAGAGGAGGAGCTTTACGTGTTCTAAATGACGGTCTTATTGGAAGATCCAAAAAACTACTCAAAAGAATTGAAATGTACAATCTTGATGGTTGGGAGTGGTTAAATGATCTAAAAGGTGCTGTTCAGACTGGTGAAAAACAAGAGGATGCTGCCACTAAAAGAATGCATGAAGTTATTACAGGCAGATCAGTCTTGTCCATGCCTAACAAACTAGGCGGATTTCGACTAAGATATGGCAGATCATGCAATACTGGTTTTGCTGCAGTTGGAATACATCCTGTGATAGCTGAGATACTTGATCATACGATTGCAGTTGGAACTCAAATCAAAATTGACATCCCAGGAAAAGGCGCAACTGTAGCATTTGTTGATTCAATTGAAACCCCTGTAGTTCGTTTGAAAAACGGTAATGTTGTAAAAATCAGGGATGTGAAACATGGAATTGAAATCAAAAATGATATTGAAAAAATACTTCACCTTGGAGATATTTTGATATCTTTTGGAGACTTCCTTGAAAACAATGCACAACTTGTTCCATCAGGATATGTAGAAGAATATTGGATAGAAGAATTAAAACAAAAAATCGAAAAATATGAGCCTGAAGATCAATATCTAACCCAATTTATCAACAAAATTCCAACAATAGATGAAGCACTAAAAATCTCCATTGATTTTGATATGGCTCTTCACCCTCGCTATCTCTATTTTTGGGATAAGATATCTGCTAAAGAACTTGAGTCACTTTTGGAACCTAAAAAAATCAATGAAACATCAATCCAATATCCTACACAAATAAAGAAAATTCTTGAAAACTTAGGGACTCCACATGTAGTTGGAGATGATGGAATTGTCCTTGAAAACATTGAAGCTAAAATCTTCTTTAATTTGTTATTTAGAGAACAACCCAAAATTGATGATTCTTCTGTTCCTCAAATAATTTCAAAATCTTCTGGAATTAGAATCAGAAATAAATTTTCTACATCTATTGGTGTGAGGATTGGAAGACCTGAGAAAGCAGCACCTAGACAGATGAAACCACCAACTCATGTGTTGTTTCCTATTAATGATAAAGGAGGACCAACACGAGACCTTCTAAAGGCATCTAGAAATGAACACTTTTTCACTAATATTCACAACAGACATTGCACTCAATGTAATATTCCATCAATTGGAATTAAATGCTCAAAATGTGGTACAAAAACAACTGTTACCTATAGATGCCCTCATTGTAGAGATACGCTTGAGGAGCCTTTTTGTGAGAAATGTAAACGAAACGCTCTAGCTTATTCTCATAAAGAATTTCCATTAAAATCAAAACTTCTTGAAGCTCAAGAAAAAATCCGTTTACGTGCCCAAGAACCATTCAAAGGTGTTAAGGAACTAATCAGCCAAGATAAGATTGCTGAACCTCTAGAAAAGGGACTGGTTCGACAAAACTTTGGACTAACAGTATTCAAAGATGGTACGGTTCGATTTGATGCAACAAATTCTCCTTTAACACAATTCAAACCATCATGGATTGGAACATCTATTGAGAAACTCAAGGAATTAGGATATTCTCATGATATTGATGGTAATCCACTTGAAAACTCTGAACAGATAGTTGAACTTCGTATGCAAGATGTGATTATTCCATATGAGAGTGGGAGATATCTTGTTTCTATTTGTAAATACATTGATACACTTTTAGAAAAATTCTATGGAAAAACTGCATTCTATAATGTCAGTAATTCTGAGGAGTTAATTGGACATCTAATTATTGGTCTTGCTCCTCATACTTCAGTCGGAATTGTAGGTAGAATCATTGGGTACTCTGAAACTCATGTATGTTTTGCAACCCCAAACTGGCATTCTGCAAAAAGAAGAGATGCAGACGGTGATGCAGACTCTATAATGCTCCTCATGGATAGTCTTTTGAATTTCTCCAGACAATTCCTTTCAGATGCAATAGGTGGATTAATGGATGCACCACTACTTGTTCAACCTCTTGTTTTGCCACATGAATCTCAACCACAGGCACACAATTTAGAAGTCACAAAATCACTTCCATTGGAATTCTTTGAATCAACATCACAACAAGTTAAAGCATCTGATATCTCATCAGTTGAGATAATCAAATCTAGACTTGAAACAGAAAGGCAGTTCTATGATTATTATTTTACTCACTCCACCTCATCTCTGACAACTTCAAAATCACGTAGTGCATATTCTACTCTTGGTTCAATGCTTGACAAATTTGATATGCAAGTTAGAAATGCCGAATTAATTGATGCTGTAAATACTTCAGAAATTGTTTCAGATGTAATTTCAACTCATCTTGTACCTGACATTATGGGAAATTTGAGGGCATATGCAAGACAAAACTTTAGGTGTACTGGCTGTGGTAAATCATACCGTCGTATGCCTTTGATCCAAACTTGTGTTTGTGGTCATAAACTAATTCCCACAATAACTCGTGGTTCTGTTGAAAAATATCTAAAACTTGCAAAAAGACTTGTTGACAAATATGATGTTAGTGAATATCAAAGAGGAAGAATCCATGCACTTTCTGATGAAATTGAATTAGTATTTGGGAAAAGTCCAGGCGACCAATCACTTCTTACTGATTATGCCTAA
- a CDS encoding AbrB/MazE/SpoVT family DNA-binding domain-containing protein has translation MSIQENEVLVKITSAGTISIPKQFRKYMDIQKGEYVKLILGKDRLIVRKITIS, from the coding sequence ATGTCCATTCAGGAAAACGAGGTCTTGGTAAAAATTACATCAGCTGGAACCATTTCCATTCCAAAACAGTTTAGAAAGTATATGGACATCCAAAAAGGTGAATATGTCAAATTAATACTTGGGAAAGACCGTCTAATTGTGAGAAAAATCACTATTTCTTGA
- the thsB gene encoding thermosome subunit beta: MGMQATSKGNMPVVLLKEGGSETKGRDAQKNNIAASKIVAEIVHTSLGPRGMDKMLVDSLGDVTITNDGATILKEIDVQHPAAKMLVEISKTTDNEVGDGTTSAVVLAGALLENAESLIDQDVHPTIIVDGYRKAARKAKQFLESISDKISPNDKNILNKIAKTSMQTKLVRKDSDLLADIIVKSVLAVAEKDSESYDVDIDDIKVEKKAGGSIKDSMIVQGIVLDKEIVHGGMPRKINEAKIALINTALEISKTETDAKINISNPQQLKSFLDEENRMLKTMVDKVIGSGANVVLCQKGIDDMAQHYLAKAGIIAVRRIKESDLTKLAKATGARIVTNLDDLFEKDLGDADLVEERKIEEDKWVFVEGCKHPKSVTLLLRGGSQRVVDEVERSVHDALMVVKDVIEKPEIVAGGGAPETYAATKLRNWAKSLEGREQLAAEKFADALEAIPLTLAENAGMDPIDTLTLLRSKQQKGEKWTGIDVMKGKIGNMKSSDIIEPLAVKLQIVSASAEAACMILRIDDVIATQKSAGGPPGGGEGGMPGMGGMPGMGGMPGMGGMPDMGGMM; the protein is encoded by the coding sequence ATGGGTATGCAAGCTACTTCCAAAGGAAATATGCCAGTCGTATTGCTTAAAGAAGGCGGTTCAGAAACTAAAGGCAGAGATGCACAAAAGAACAACATTGCTGCATCAAAAATAGTAGCTGAAATTGTTCATACCAGTTTAGGTCCTAGAGGAATGGATAAGATGTTAGTTGATTCACTAGGCGATGTTACTATTACAAATGATGGTGCAACAATTCTCAAAGAAATTGATGTCCAACACCCAGCAGCAAAAATGCTTGTTGAAATTTCTAAAACAACTGATAATGAAGTTGGAGATGGAACGACCTCTGCTGTAGTTTTGGCAGGTGCTTTACTTGAAAATGCTGAATCATTAATTGATCAAGATGTTCACCCAACAATTATTGTTGATGGATACAGAAAGGCTGCAAGAAAAGCCAAACAATTCCTTGAGAGCATCTCAGATAAAATTTCACCAAATGATAAGAATATTCTAAATAAAATTGCTAAAACTTCTATGCAAACAAAACTTGTTAGAAAAGACTCTGATCTACTTGCAGATATCATTGTAAAATCAGTTCTTGCTGTTGCAGAAAAAGACTCAGAGAGTTATGATGTTGACATTGATGACATTAAAGTTGAAAAGAAAGCTGGTGGTTCAATAAAAGATTCAATGATTGTTCAAGGTATTGTTTTGGATAAAGAAATTGTTCATGGTGGCATGCCAAGAAAAATCAATGAGGCTAAAATTGCTTTAATCAACACTGCATTAGAAATCAGTAAAACTGAAACTGATGCCAAAATCAATATTTCAAATCCACAACAATTGAAATCATTCCTAGATGAAGAAAACAGAATGCTAAAAACAATGGTTGACAAAGTTATTGGTTCTGGCGCAAACGTAGTCTTGTGTCAAAAAGGAATTGATGATATGGCACAACACTATCTAGCAAAAGCTGGAATCATCGCTGTTAGAAGAATTAAAGAAAGCGACTTGACAAAACTAGCAAAGGCAACAGGTGCAAGAATAGTTACAAACCTTGATGATCTCTTTGAAAAAGATCTTGGTGATGCTGACCTTGTTGAGGAAAGAAAGATTGAGGAAGACAAATGGGTATTTGTCGAAGGATGTAAACATCCAAAATCTGTAACATTACTTCTTCGTGGTGGTTCACAAAGAGTTGTTGATGAAGTAGAACGTTCTGTTCATGACGCATTAATGGTTGTAAAAGATGTAATTGAAAAACCAGAAATTGTAGCCGGTGGAGGAGCTCCCGAAACATATGCTGCTACAAAACTTAGAAACTGGGCTAAATCTCTTGAAGGACGAGAACAATTAGCTGCAGAGAAATTTGCTGATGCTTTAGAAGCAATTCCATTAACACTTGCTGAGAATGCTGGAATGGATCCAATTGATACTCTTACCTTGTTACGTTCAAAACAACAGAAAGGTGAGAAATGGACTGGTATAGATGTCATGAAAGGAAAAATTGGTAACATGAAATCTAGTGATATCATTGAACCTCTTGCAGTAAAACTCCAAATTGTATCCGCATCTGCCGAAGCTGCATGTATGATTCTTAGAATTGATGATGTAATTGCTACTCAGAAATCTGCTGGTGGTCCACCTGGTGGTGGCGAAGGTGGAATGCCTGGAATGGGTGGAATGCCTGGAATGGGTGGAATGCCTGGAATGGGTGGAATGCCTGACATGGGCGGAATGATGTAA
- a CDS encoding Cdc6/Cdc18 family protein gives MSDPIDRLLDAAESGKSIIKNREILHFTYIPKTIQHRNNEQEQVTQSLLPILKQSRPSNLLVYGKPGTGKTLVVKKVISKIQERVEKSNFPIKLIYSNAKKETTLYGLLVSFGRQLGLNDKELPSTGLAISEVFKRILNNIDQEKTNVVFVIDEIDYLAELVSKTGKDILYQLTRANESLDTGSLTLIGISNDLTFKEKLDPRVISSLGEEEIVFTNYNVEQIKKILEERISEAFEVDSVDESALNLCAALAGGEHGDARRAIDLIRVAGELAERQQSDKVTEIHVRDASQKIEENKEETSLKSYPLHEKLVILAIMKANGSSTGEIYSSYKNLCKVVGRDELTQRRITQMLSEIELSGIISGRLVHQGIHGRTKKYKLTVSTEMIKKTFKDDLTLQDIV, from the coding sequence ATGTCAGATCCGATTGATAGATTGTTAGACGCAGCTGAATCTGGAAAATCAATTATCAAAAATAGAGAAATCCTTCATTTTACCTATATCCCAAAAACCATCCAACATAGAAATAATGAACAAGAACAGGTTACCCAATCTCTCTTACCAATTCTCAAACAATCAAGACCGTCAAACCTTCTTGTCTATGGTAAACCTGGTACTGGTAAAACACTTGTCGTCAAAAAAGTCATCTCAAAAATCCAAGAGAGAGTTGAAAAATCAAATTTTCCAATAAAACTAATCTATTCAAATGCAAAAAAAGAGACAACACTTTATGGATTATTGGTTAGTTTTGGGCGTCAATTAGGCCTAAATGATAAAGAATTACCCTCAACTGGTTTGGCTATTAGTGAGGTATTCAAAAGAATCCTAAACAATATTGATCAAGAAAAAACCAATGTGGTCTTTGTAATTGATGAAATTGATTATCTAGCTGAATTAGTATCAAAAACTGGAAAGGACATCCTCTATCAATTAACTAGAGCAAATGAGAGCCTTGATACTGGTTCGCTGACTTTGATTGGAATATCAAATGACCTTACATTCAAAGAAAAACTAGATCCTAGGGTGATCAGCAGTCTGGGTGAGGAAGAGATTGTATTTACAAATTATAATGTTGAACAAATAAAGAAGATTCTAGAGGAGAGAATATCAGAAGCATTTGAGGTTGATTCTGTGGATGAATCTGCCCTGAACCTATGTGCTGCCCTAGCTGGCGGAGAGCATGGCGATGCAAGGCGAGCAATTGATTTGATTAGGGTTGCAGGAGAATTAGCTGAAAGACAACAATCAGATAAAGTCACTGAAATTCATGTTAGGGACGCCTCTCAAAAAATTGAAGAAAACAAAGAAGAAACATCTCTCAAATCATATCCTCTCCACGAAAAACTAGTCATACTTGCTATAATGAAAGCAAACGGTTCATCTACTGGGGAAATCTACTCATCATACAAAAACCTCTGTAAGGTAGTAGGACGAGATGAACTGACACAAAGAAGAATCACCCAAATGCTTAGTGAGATCGAACTTTCTGGAATAATCTCTGGAAGACTTGTCCATCAAGGAATTCATGGTAGAACAAAAAAATACAAACTAACAGTTTCCACTGAAATGATAAAAAAAACCTTCAAAGATGATCTAACTTTGCAAGATATTGTCTAG